In one Brienomyrus brachyistius isolate T26 chromosome 12, BBRACH_0.4, whole genome shotgun sequence genomic region, the following are encoded:
- the LOC125704813 gene encoding protein mono-ADP-ribosyltransferase PARP14-like isoform X1 yields the protein MGEYKYPLFFEVSNLDEKLRKNIETYFQIRRKSGGGECGSVELTAGGTCKIAFKYEEDQQRVLQKGTHTLETPSGPVVLSVRQDADCSTDFLKTPAKATSEQTHHFHSISGAPPCGKYRKAVQLDPYLIRYLTDNIQAGNYLQHQLSTLFYSFQLQPETENMVVKGAPRLEETSQMDTMINRVFEQVKTKYCCHYEADPLILHALQNSPILATKELQVYSEPGEGFSVLVGSDEEVQESLSMLEKRHRNSVTQERISTTCSLGKPRLFLLGKDLEELKKHLPGVKVSQTDLGQLVIEGPAADVLSARKKVTDMAEKVQEQLVAGVSLRLLSFLRTQGVETLDAILKGIPAKTEITDTGLSLLSLTQKDLGDAQKALLSQFSEEEIPLPDSLTQLPKLKELLPEKELQLNKGKTRVQVCYNMHSVQLLGYTDSVTKLNEVVKSFLKDQAIQQFRVALPYPDLSDQISNLFALLDIDNLGIQVSISDTRSPPELILTGPRHLVTAASDRMSKALSSLVQEIVTVDSPGAHRYFKGPGQEYLQVVSRTHHCLVQMKDFDDPKKPKYQLEGGLCVQVRLGNITKENVDAIVNAANENLEHLAGVAAALSWVGGPEVQQASRKLVQRIGKVATGTAVETTPGKLPCKVLIHAVGPTWSSAKDTEAKVMALLEKAVKEALELAERRSCRSLAMPCISSGIFGVPVDLCAKAIVMAVRAFGRNPHTLHTVMLVDSNENAVRALQSACDALLGGMDPPAGGAVEITDYKDLENFTTAETVGTAVPESLIQVKITVGTIEDQQVDALVSPMLGDAPLSSKVGKCLLSKGGRQFSTSLEQAAQSWNTVPGGVHVVDGEGGLVGCSVIFLHCVRWDGDPQGAAVQTLRKGLRNILCICDTWLLASVAFPMLGTGISLAFPHRFAAQVLLEEIQWHEQNRTSAATLQVHIVIHPSDKHSTAAFQACHDVLNLRGFQMAMLPDQTSFYHWVSVSQDEITVMMGSVKLQLIFGDIIKETTDVIVNSANFINNQTGVSNTLLMAAGQKVLDEFNQVRTQADGLCTTQPGSLACKAIVHIYVKKDLHCVQKLCGKVLKFCQQKGYKSVAFPAVGAGAAGLDPKKVAASMLDGMATVVRDLSLDTISHIRIILLLRPIFETFRCELDSRIGQKAQPPTLKERGKQMVKKLYQKKILLKKSKQESLGRRLSSLHAPPATFCVTGPGLEAIRKVQEDLKNVLQRQLCERELKSDELEQLTQAELDSVIDKAQGLELSIKEVRPEQADDTRRSFVVQGLKEEVWEFLEVVQQMMGTAFRKIVQEKDEELVAVSVKWSIGSPGGQWQELEQKANYIIEKEYLNNGTTCDIDGPGEAKLKVDLRKKKAFNHITGFTYQLKRVEVITDVSPPKSWDVMAQGELVKKVLLQPGTEEYQEVTSKFLSTAVQQIVQIERVQNIHFWRAYSAKLEQFRDKNGEGEIGEKVLYHGTSAGARASIEKGGFNRSFAGQHGTAYGIGVYFAVEASYSANPVFSPPDNGGLRYMYVAKVLTGRYTVGKASMKIPPSRPGPDPDDQFDSLVDNDQNPKMFVIFHDDQAYPNYLITFK from the exons ATGGGGGAATACAAATACCCTTTGTTCTTCGAGGTGTCCAACCTAGACGAAAAACTACGGAAAAACATCGAAACTTATTTTCAAATTCGAAGAAAGTCCGGTGGAGGCGAATGTGGATCAGTGGAGCTTACAGCTGGCGGTACCTGTAAGATCGCTTTCAAGTATGAAGAAG ACCAGCAGAGAGTCCTCCAAAAGGGAACTCACACACTGGAGACGCCCAGTGGCCCAGTTGTGCTGTCAGTGCGTCAGGATGCGGACTGTTCCACA GACTTTCTAAAAACACCTGCTAAAGCAACCTCAG AGCAAACGCATCACTTCCACTCCATCTCCGGGGCGCCCCCTTGTGGCAAATATAGGAAAGCCGTGCAGCTGGACCCATACCTGATTCGCTACCTGACAGATAACATTCAGGCTGGAAATTACCTACAACATCAACTCTCTACACTCTTCTACTCTTTCCAGCttcagcctgagacagagaatATGGTCGTGAAAGGTGCCCCAAGGCTAGAGGAGACGAGCCAAATGGACACCATGATAAATCGTGTGTTTGAGCAAGTGAAAACAAAATATTGTTGCCATTATGAAGCTGACCCTTTGATACTGCACGCTCTGCAGAATAGTCCCATTCTAGCTACAAAGGAGCTCCAGGTGTACAGTGAGCCAGGGGAGGGATTTTCAGTTTTAGTGGGGTCTGACGAAGAGGTGCAGGAGAGCCTGTCAATGCTGGAAAAGCGACACAGAAACTCAGTGACACAGGAGAGAATCAGCACGACCTGCAGTCTTGGGAAACCCCGACTGTTCCTGCTAGGGAAGGATTTGGAGGAGCTAAAAAAGCATCTCCCTGGGGTTAAGGTATCTCAGACTGATTTGGGGCAACTAGTGATTGAAGGTCCAGCAGCCGATGTCCTGTCAGCCCGCAAGAAGGTAACGGACATGGCAGAAAAAGTACAGGAGCAGCTGGTGGCCGGGGTGTCCCTCAGGCTGCTTTCATTTCTGAGAACACAGGGAGTAGAAACGCTGGATGCCATCTTGAAAGGTATACCAGCAAAAACTGAAATCACTGACACAGGTCTGTCTCTCTTGTCCCTGACCCAGAAGGATCTGGGTGATGCACAAAAGGCCCTTCTCAGTCAGTTCAGTGAGGAAGAGATACCTCTTCCTGATTCACTCACTCAGCTGCCAAAATTGAAGGAGCTACTGCCGGAGAAGGAGCTGCAGCTAAACAAAGGAAAGACTAGggtacaagtatgctataataTGCACAGTGTCCAGCTGTTGGGTTACACTGATTCGGTAACCAAGCTGAATGAAGTGGTCAAGAGTTTCTTGAAGGACCAGGCTATTCAGCAGTTCAGGGTGGCCCTTCCTTACCCCGATTTGTCTGACCAAATTAGTAATCTGTTTGCCCTGCTTGACATTGACAACTTGGGTATTCAAGTTTCAATTTCTGACACTCGCTCACCACCTGAGCTGATTCTTACAGGACCCCGGCATTTGGTAACTGCAGCTAGTGATAGGATGAGCAAAGCTTTGAGCTCCCTAGTCCAGGAGATTGTTACTGTTGATTCCCCAGGTGCTCATCGTTACTTCAAGGGCCCAGGACAGGAATACCTCCAAGTCGTTAGTCGCACTCATCACTGCCTGGTCCAGATGAAAGACTTTGATGATCCTAAGAAACCCAAGTACCAGCTGGAGGGAGGGCTCTGTGTGCAGGTGCGACTGGGTAATATTACCAAAGAGAATGTAGATGCAATAGTCAATGCAGCCAATGAGAACCTAGAACACCTTGCCGGCGTGGCAGCAGCCCTGAGCTGGgtgggagggccggaggtacaGCAGGCTAGCAGGAAACTGGTACAAAGAATTGGCAAGGTGGCCACCGGAACTGCAGTGGAAACCACACCTGGAAAGCTGCCCTGCAAGGTGCTGATACATGCAGTAGGGCCAACGTGGAGCAGTGCCAAGGACACGGAAGCGAAGGTGATGGCACTGCTGGAAAAGGCGGTAAAAGAGGCACTCGAATTAGCAGAGCGACGAAGCTGCCGCTCTTTGGCTATGCCTTGTATCAGTTCTGGCATTTTTGGTGTGCCCGTTGACCTCTGTGCCAAGGCCATTGTGATGGCAGTGAGAGCATTTGGGAGGAacccacacacactgcacactgtcATGCTAGTGGACAGCAATGAAAATGCAGTAAGGGCTCTGCAGTCTGCCTGCGATGCATTGCTTGGGGGGATGGATCCACCTGCTGGTGGCGCAGTGGAAATCACAGACTATAAGGATCTGGAAAACTTCACAACTGCAGAGACTGTGGGCACAGCAGTCCCTGAATCCTTAATCCAGGTCAAAATTACAGTAGGCACCATTGAGGACCAACAG GTAGATGCCCTTGTCTCACCCATGCTGGGTGATGCGCCCCTGTCCTCAAAGGTGGGGAAATGCCTACTAAGTAAGGGGGGGAGACAATTTTCAACTAGTTTGGAACAGGCAGCCCAGAGCTGGAATACAGTGCCTGGGGGAGTGCATGTGGTGGATGGCGAAGGGGGGCTTGTTGGATGCAGTGTCATTTTTCTTCACTGTGTGCGCTGGGATGGGGATCCTCAAGGAGCAGCAGTACAG ACCCTTCGTAAAGGTTTGAGGAACATTTTGTGCATTTGTGATACCTGGTTATTGGCTTCTGTGGCATTCCCGATGTTGGGGACTGGCATCAGCCTGGCATTTCCGCACCGATTTGCTGcccaagttctgctggaggagaTCCAGTGGCATGAACAGAACCGAACATCAGCAGCCACTTTGCAAGTCCATATAGTCATTCATCCCAGTGACAAACATTCCACAGCA GCTTTCCAGGCATGCCATGATGTTCTGAACCTAAGGGGGTTTCAGATGGCTATGCTCCCGGACCAGA CATCTTTTTATCACTGGGTCTCTGTCTCCCAGGATGAGATCACAGTCATGATGGGCAGTGTTAAGCTGCAGCTCATCTTCGGCGACATCATTAAGGAAACAACAGATGTTATTGTTAATTCTGCAAATTTCATTAACAATCAAACTG GTGTCTCAAACACACTTCTAATGGCAGCAGGGCAAAAGGTTCTGGATGAATTTAACCAAG TGCGAACTCAGGCCGACGGGTTGTGCACCACACAGCCAGGATCATTGGCTTGTAAAGCCATTGTACACATTTATGTAAAGAAGGATCTGCACTGTGTACAGAAGCTCTGCGGGAAGGTTCTGAAGTTTTGTCAACAGAAGGGTTACAAATCAGTGGCCTTTCCTGCTGTGGGGGCAG GGGCAGCTGGGCTGGATCCCAAGAAGGTCGCTGCATCAATGTTGGACGGTATGGCCACAGTTGTGAGGGACTTGTCCCTTGACACCATCTCCCACATCCGTATCATCCTCCTTCTAAGGCCAATATTTGAGACCTTCAG GTGTGAGCTGGACAGTCGCATTGGACAGAAGGCTCAACCTCCTACCTTGAAAG AGAGAGGCAAGCAGATGGTGAAAAAACTTTACCAGAAGAAAATTTTACTCAAGAAGTCAAAACAAGAATCTCTTGGACGGCGACTGTCTTCCTTGCATGCCCCGCCAGCCACATTTTGTGTGACAGGTCCTGGGCTGGAGGCCATCAGAAAGGTTCAGGAAGACCTTAAGAATGTCCTACAAAGGCAGCTGTGTGAAAGGGAGTTGAAGTCTGATGAGCTGGAACAGCTCACACAAGCAGAACTAGACTCGGTTATAGACAAAGCACAGGGTCTGGAGCTTAGCATCAAGGAAGTACGACCAGAGCAGGCAGATGATACAAGAAGGAGTTTTGTAGTCCAGGGGCTGAAAGAGGAGGTGTGGGAGTTTCTTGAGGTGGTGCAGCAGATGATGGGCACTGCCTTCCGCAAGATAGTGCAAGAAAAGGACGAGGAACTGGTGGCAGTCAGTGTGAAGTGGTCAATCGGCAGCCCTGGGGGGCAATGGCAGGAACTAGAACAGAAAGCTAATTACATCATTGAGAAAGAATATTTGAACAATGGAACCACCTGTGATATAGATGGTCCAGGAGAAGCAAAGCTCAAGGTGGACCTACGAAAAAAAAAGGCCTTTAACCATATCACAGGTTTCACCTATCAGCTGAAGAGGGTAGAGGTTATTACAG ATGTTAGCCCTCCTAAATCCTGGGATGTTATGGCCCAGGGGGAGTTAGTGAAAAAAGTTCTCCTTCAGCCAGGCACAGAGGAATACCAGGAAGTGACCAGCAAATTCCTAAGCACAGCTGTCCAGCAAATTGTACAA ATTGAGCGTGTGCAGAACATTCACTTTTGGCGAGCATACAGTGCAAAACTGGAGCAGTTTCGGGACAAGAATGGGGAAGGCGAGATTGGGGAGAAAGTACTGTACCATGGGACATCAGCTGGTGCACGTGCCTCCATTGAAAAAGGGGGGTTTAACAGGAGCTTCGCAGGACAGCATG GAACAGCCTATGGAATAGGTGTGTACTTTGCAGTGGAGGCAAGCTACTCAGCCAATCCAGTGTTCTCGCCTCCAGACAATGGAGGTCTGAGATACATGTATGTGGCAAAAGTTCTGACTGGACGCTACACAGTGGGAAAAGCGAGCATGAAGATTCCCCCCTCGC
- the LOC125704813 gene encoding protein mono-ADP-ribosyltransferase PARP14-like isoform X4 — MGEYKYPLFFEVSNLDEKLRKNIETYFQIRRKSGGGECGSVELTAGGTCKIAFKYEEDQQRVLQKGTHTLETPSGPVVLSVRQDADCSTDFLKTPAKATSEQTHHFHSISGAPPCGKYRKAVQLDPYLIRYLTDNIQAGNYLQHQLSTLFYSFQLQPETENMVVKGAPRLEETSQMDTMINRVFEQVKTKYCCHYEADPLILHALQNSPILATKELQVYSEPGEGFSVLVGSDEEVQESLSMLEKRHRNSVTQERISTTCSLGKPRLFLLGKDLEELKKHLPGVKVSQTDLGQLVIEGPAADVLSARKKVTDMAEKVQEQLVAGVSLRLLSFLRTQGVETLDAILKGIPAKTEITDTGLSLLSLTQKDLGDAQKALLSQFSEEEIPLPDSLTQLPKLKELLPEKELQLNKGKTRVQVCYNMHSVQLLGYTDSVTKLNEVVKSFLKDQAIQQFRVALPYPDLSDQISNLFALLDIDNLGIQVSISDTRSPPELILTGPRHLVTAASDRMSKALSSLVQEIVTVDSPGAHRYFKGPGQEYLQVVSRTHHCLVQMKDFDDPKKPKYQLEGGLCVQVRLGNITKENVDAIVNAANENLEHLAGVAAALSWVGGPEVQQASRKLVQRIGKVATGTAVETTPGKLPCKVLIHAVGPTWSSAKDTEAKVMALLEKAVKEALELAERRSCRSLAMPCISSGIFGVPVDLCAKAIVMAVRAFGRNPHTLHTVMLVDSNENAVRALQSACDALLGGMDPPAGGAVEITDYKDLENFTTAETVGTAVPESLIQVKITVGTIEDQQVDALVSPMLGDAPLSSKVGKCLLSKGGRQFSTSLEQAAQSWNTVPGGVHVVDGEGGLVGCSVIFLHCVRWDGDPQGAAVQTLRKGLRNILCICDTWLLASVAFPMLGTGISLAFPHRFAAQVLLEEIQWHEQNRTSAATLQVHIVIHPSDKHSTAAFQACHDVLNLRGFQMAMLPDQTSFYHWVSVSQDEITVMMGSVKLQLIFGDIIKETTDVIVNSANFINNQTGVSNTLLMAAGQKVLDEFNQVRTQADGLCTTQPGSLACKAIVHIYVKKDLHCVQKLCGKVLKFCQQKGYKSVAFPAVGAGAAGLDPKKVAASMLDGMATVVRDLSLDTISHIRIILLLRPIFETFRCELDSRIGQKAQPPTLKERGKQMVKKLYQKKILLKKSKQESLGRRLSSLHAPPATFCVTGPGLEAIRKVQEDLKNVLQRQLCERELKSDELEQLTQAELDSVIDKAQGLELSIKEVRPEQADDTRRSFVVQGLKEEVWEFLEVVQQMMGTAFRKIVQEKDEELVAVSVKWSIGSPGGQWQELEQKANYIIEKEYLNNGTTCDIDGPGEAKLKVDLRKKKAFNHITGFTYQLKRVEVITDVSPPKSWDVMAQGELVKKVLLQPGTEEYQEVTSKFLSTAVQQIVQIERVQNIHFWRAYSAKLEQFRDKNGEGEIGEKVLYHGTSAGARASIEKGGFNRSFAGQHGTAYGIGVYFAVEASYSANPVFSPPDNGGLRYMYVAKVLTGRYTVGKASMKIPPSRPGPDPDDRFDSLVDNDQNPKMFVIFHDDQAYPNYLITFK, encoded by the exons ATGGGGGAATACAAATACCCTTTGTTCTTCGAGGTGTCCAACCTAGACGAAAAACTACGGAAAAACATCGAAACTTATTTTCAAATTCGAAGAAAGTCCGGTGGAGGCGAATGTGGATCAGTGGAGCTTACAGCTGGCGGTACCTGTAAGATCGCTTTCAAGTATGAAGAAG ACCAGCAGAGAGTCCTCCAAAAGGGAACTCACACACTGGAGACGCCCAGTGGCCCAGTTGTGCTGTCAGTGCGTCAGGATGCGGACTGTTCCACA GACTTTCTAAAAACACCTGCTAAAGCAACCTCAG AGCAAACGCATCACTTCCACTCCATCTCCGGGGCGCCCCCTTGTGGCAAATATAGGAAAGCCGTGCAGCTGGACCCATACCTGATTCGCTACCTGACAGATAACATTCAGGCTGGAAATTACCTACAACATCAACTCTCTACACTCTTCTACTCTTTCCAGCttcagcctgagacagagaatATGGTCGTGAAAGGTGCCCCAAGGCTAGAGGAGACGAGCCAAATGGACACCATGATAAATCGTGTGTTTGAGCAAGTGAAAACAAAATATTGTTGCCATTATGAAGCTGACCCTTTGATACTGCACGCTCTGCAGAATAGTCCCATTCTAGCTACAAAGGAGCTCCAGGTGTACAGTGAGCCAGGGGAGGGATTTTCAGTTTTAGTGGGGTCTGACGAAGAGGTGCAGGAGAGCCTGTCAATGCTGGAAAAGCGACACAGAAACTCAGTGACACAGGAGAGAATCAGCACGACCTGCAGTCTTGGGAAACCCCGACTGTTCCTGCTAGGGAAGGATTTGGAGGAGCTAAAAAAGCATCTCCCTGGGGTTAAGGTATCTCAGACTGATTTGGGGCAACTAGTGATTGAAGGTCCAGCAGCCGATGTCCTGTCAGCCCGCAAGAAGGTAACGGACATGGCAGAAAAAGTACAGGAGCAGCTGGTGGCCGGGGTGTCCCTCAGGCTGCTTTCATTTCTGAGAACACAGGGAGTAGAAACGCTGGATGCCATCTTGAAAGGTATACCAGCAAAAACTGAAATCACTGACACAGGTCTGTCTCTCTTGTCCCTGACCCAGAAGGATCTGGGTGATGCACAAAAGGCCCTTCTCAGTCAGTTCAGTGAGGAAGAGATACCTCTTCCTGATTCACTCACTCAGCTGCCAAAATTGAAGGAGCTACTGCCGGAGAAGGAGCTGCAGCTAAACAAAGGAAAGACTAGggtacaagtatgctataataTGCACAGTGTCCAGCTGTTGGGTTACACTGATTCGGTAACCAAGCTGAATGAAGTGGTCAAGAGTTTCTTGAAGGACCAGGCTATTCAGCAGTTCAGGGTGGCCCTTCCTTACCCCGATTTGTCTGACCAAATTAGTAATCTGTTTGCCCTGCTTGACATTGACAACTTGGGTATTCAAGTTTCAATTTCTGACACTCGCTCACCACCTGAGCTGATTCTTACAGGACCCCGGCATTTGGTAACTGCAGCTAGTGATAGGATGAGCAAAGCTTTGAGCTCCCTAGTCCAGGAGATTGTTACTGTTGATTCCCCAGGTGCTCATCGTTACTTCAAGGGCCCAGGACAGGAATACCTCCAAGTCGTTAGTCGCACTCATCACTGCCTGGTCCAGATGAAAGACTTTGATGATCCTAAGAAACCCAAGTACCAGCTGGAGGGAGGGCTCTGTGTGCAGGTGCGACTGGGTAATATTACCAAAGAGAATGTAGATGCAATAGTCAATGCAGCCAATGAGAACCTAGAACACCTTGCCGGCGTGGCAGCAGCCCTGAGCTGGgtgggagggccggaggtacaGCAGGCTAGCAGGAAACTGGTACAAAGAATTGGCAAGGTGGCCACCGGAACTGCAGTGGAAACCACACCTGGAAAGCTGCCCTGCAAGGTGCTGATACATGCAGTAGGGCCAACGTGGAGCAGTGCCAAGGACACGGAAGCGAAGGTGATGGCACTGCTGGAAAAGGCGGTAAAAGAGGCACTCGAATTAGCAGAGCGACGAAGCTGCCGCTCTTTGGCTATGCCTTGTATCAGTTCTGGCATTTTTGGTGTGCCCGTTGACCTCTGTGCCAAGGCCATTGTGATGGCAGTGAGAGCATTTGGGAGGAacccacacacactgcacactgtcATGCTAGTGGACAGCAATGAAAATGCAGTAAGGGCTCTGCAGTCTGCCTGCGATGCATTGCTTGGGGGGATGGATCCACCTGCTGGTGGCGCAGTGGAAATCACAGACTATAAGGATCTGGAAAACTTCACAACTGCAGAGACTGTGGGCACAGCAGTCCCTGAATCCTTAATCCAGGTCAAAATTACAGTAGGCACCATTGAGGACCAACAG GTAGATGCCCTTGTCTCACCCATGCTGGGTGATGCGCCCCTGTCCTCAAAGGTGGGGAAATGCCTACTAAGTAAGGGGGGGAGACAATTTTCAACTAGTTTGGAACAGGCAGCCCAGAGCTGGAATACAGTGCCTGGGGGAGTGCATGTGGTGGATGGCGAAGGGGGGCTTGTTGGATGCAGTGTCATTTTTCTTCACTGTGTGCGCTGGGATGGGGATCCTCAAGGAGCAGCAGTACAG ACCCTTCGTAAAGGTTTGAGGAACATTTTGTGCATTTGTGATACCTGGTTATTGGCTTCTGTGGCATTCCCGATGTTGGGGACTGGCATCAGCCTGGCATTTCCGCACCGATTTGCTGcccaagttctgctggaggagaTCCAGTGGCATGAACAGAACCGAACATCAGCAGCCACTTTGCAAGTCCATATAGTCATTCATCCCAGTGACAAACATTCCACAGCA GCTTTCCAGGCATGCCATGATGTTCTGAACCTAAGGGGGTTTCAGATGGCTATGCTCCCGGACCAGA CATCTTTTTATCACTGGGTCTCTGTCTCCCAGGATGAGATCACAGTCATGATGGGCAGTGTTAAGCTGCAGCTCATCTTCGGCGACATCATTAAGGAAACAACAGATGTTATTGTTAATTCTGCAAATTTCATTAACAATCAAACTG GTGTCTCAAACACACTTCTAATGGCAGCAGGGCAAAAGGTTCTGGATGAATTTAACCAAG TGCGAACTCAGGCCGACGGGTTGTGCACCACACAGCCAGGATCATTGGCTTGTAAAGCCATTGTACACATTTATGTAAAGAAGGATCTGCACTGTGTACAGAAGCTCTGCGGGAAGGTTCTGAAGTTTTGTCAACAGAAGGGTTACAAATCAGTGGCCTTTCCTGCTGTGGGGGCAG GGGCAGCTGGGCTGGATCCCAAGAAGGTCGCTGCATCAATGTTGGACGGTATGGCCACAGTTGTGAGGGACTTGTCCCTTGACACCATCTCCCACATCCGTATCATCCTCCTTCTAAGGCCAATATTTGAGACCTTCAG GTGTGAGCTGGACAGTCGCATTGGACAGAAGGCTCAACCTCCTACCTTGAAAG AGAGAGGCAAGCAGATGGTGAAAAAACTTTACCAGAAGAAAATTTTACTCAAGAAGTCAAAACAAGAATCTCTTGGACGGCGACTGTCTTCCTTGCATGCCCCGCCAGCCACATTTTGTGTGACAGGTCCTGGGCTGGAGGCCATCAGAAAGGTTCAGGAAGACCTTAAGAATGTCCTACAAAGGCAGCTGTGTGAAAGGGAGTTGAAGTCTGATGAGCTGGAACAGCTCACACAAGCAGAACTAGACTCGGTTATAGACAAAGCACAGGGTCTGGAGCTTAGCATCAAGGAAGTACGACCAGAGCAGGCAGATGATACAAGAAGGAGTTTTGTAGTCCAGGGGCTGAAAGAGGAGGTGTGGGAGTTTCTTGAGGTGGTGCAGCAGATGATGGGCACTGCCTTCCGCAAGATAGTGCAAGAAAAGGACGAGGAACTGGTGGCAGTCAGTGTGAAGTGGTCAATCGGCAGCCCTGGGGGGCAATGGCAGGAACTAGAACAGAAAGCTAATTACATCATTGAGAAAGAATATTTGAACAATGGAACCACCTGTGATATAGATGGTCCAGGAGAAGCAAAGCTCAAGGTGGACCTACGAAAAAAAAAGGCCTTTAACCATATCACAGGTTTCACCTATCAGCTGAAGAGGGTAGAGGTTATTACAG ATGTTAGCCCTCCTAAATCCTGGGATGTTATGGCCCAGGGGGAGTTAGTGAAAAAAGTTCTCCTTCAGCCAGGCACAGAGGAATACCAGGAAGTGACCAGCAAATTCCTAAGCACAGCTGTCCAGCAAATTGTACAA ATTGAGCGTGTGCAGAACATTCACTTTTGGCGAGCATACAGTGCAAAACTGGAGCAGTTTCGGGACAAGAATGGGGAAGGCGAGATTGGGGAGAAAGTACTGTACCATGGGACATCAGCTGGTGCACGTGCCTCCATTGAAAAAGGGGGGTTTAACAGGAGCTTCGCAGGACAGCATG GAACAGCCTATGGAATAGGTGTGTACTTTGCAGTGGAGGCAAGCTACTCAGCCAATCCAGTGTTCTCGCCTCCAGACAATGGAGGTCTGAGATACATGTATGTGGCAAAAGTTCTGACTGGACGCTACACAGTGGGAAAAGCGAGCATGAAGATTCCCCCCTCGC